The segment AAGGCAAGGCAGGCTGGAAAAGGTTAACCAAACTTAACACGACCCGATTCAATCAGAGTTttcaatttatgtttttttttataacgtaACTGTGTTTTGATCTATTACAGGAAGCCAATTGGAAGCAAACAAGAAAGCTATGTCGATTCAGGTGATCTCTTTTGCTTCTGTTTATGATTCAATTCTTGGTTATTATCTTGATAATGAATTTAGGGGGTACCAAACCAAAGTTTGTGACATGTTTTTTTCGTAGGAATTGAATGTTTCAAATGTAACTATATTAAATAGAACTTATGGAACCGTGAAACCGTGAAACCTTAGTTTTAACTTTAAACGGTCTTTGTAATTGATTATTGAGTCGTAAGCCATTTTACTTTCTTGAGGTAAGACTTATCTTGTGTCGAATTAAAATTACTAACACTTCATGTATGAATTTGGTTAATGTTACCAGTAAGCAGCATCGAAATATTGAATTGAGTGTTCTTTCTATTCATTAAGTTTTTGTTACTTGTTGGTTTATACAGTGCAAGGTTTGTATGCAAACATTCATCTGCACAACCTCGGAAGTGAAATGCAGGGAGCACGCTGAGGCCAAGCATCCGAAGGCCGATGTTGTCGCTTGCTTCCCACATCTCAAGAAGtgatgaaactataaaaaaggATTCCAATGTAAATGTATGGATCCTTCTTCTACTATGTTTGTATTATCAAAGTC is part of the Brassica rapa cultivar Chiifu-401-42 chromosome A09, CAAS_Brap_v3.01, whole genome shotgun sequence genome and harbors:
- the LOC103842444 gene encoding uncharacterized protein At2g23090, with the translated sequence MGGGNAQKSKMAREKNLEKARQAGKGSQLEANKKAMSIQCKVCMQTFICTTSEVKCREHAEAKHPKADVVACFPHLKK